In one Bacteroidota bacterium genomic region, the following are encoded:
- a CDS encoding MerR family transcriptional regulator, with protein sequence MAAERTRRGLKDFTIPKLYHSISEVSAMTGIEQYVLRYWETEFEELRPHKNRAGNRIYAEKDIKLIFRIKELLRNERYTIEGAKQVLKEEREEERRMATVPPPKRIEVDEAQLAIIPPPPPKELAIKRESLTDLRKELVELRELLAKQS encoded by the coding sequence ATGGCGGCCGAACGGACACGCCGCGGACTCAAGGATTTCACGATCCCGAAGCTCTATCACTCGATCTCCGAGGTGAGCGCGATGACCGGGATCGAGCAGTATGTATTGCGCTATTGGGAAACTGAGTTCGAGGAGTTGCGTCCGCATAAGAATCGCGCCGGCAACCGCATCTACGCAGAGAAGGATATCAAGCTCATCTTCCGCATCAAAGAGCTGCTGCGCAACGAGCGCTATACGATCGAAGGAGCAAAACAAGTACTCAAGGAAGAGCGTGAAGAAGAGCGCCGCATGGCGACAGTCCCGCCGCCGAAGCGTATAGAAGTGGACGAAGCCCAGCTTGCCATCATCCCGCCTCCGCCGCCGAAAGAGCTGGCCATCAAACGCGAATCGCTCACGGACCTGCGTAAAGAACTGGTCGAACTCCGAGAGTTATTGGCAAAGCAGTCGTAA